The Esox lucius isolate fEsoLuc1 chromosome 5, fEsoLuc1.pri, whole genome shotgun sequence genome includes a region encoding these proteins:
- the ppm1bb gene encoding protein phosphatase 1bb isoform X2 produces the protein MGAFLDKPKTEKHTAHGEGNGLHYGLSSMQGWRVEMEDAHTAMVGLPHGLTDWSFFAVYDGHAGSRVANYCSAHLLEHILSGGAEFSPGSGSVEGVKDGIRAGFLKIDEYMRSFSDLRQGLDRSGSTAVGVLLSPSHLYFINCGDSRAVLSRDGRVGFSTQDHKPCNPREKERIQNAGGSVMIQRVNGSLAVSRALGDYDYKCVDGKGPTEQLVSPEPEVCVLERAMGGDEFVVLACDGIWDVMSNEELCEFVRSRLQVCDDLERVCNAVVDTCLHKGSRDNMSVVLVTLPGAPKVSEEALKKEEELDKYLETRVEDLLGGCGEEGVPDLVSVLRNIASENIPNLPPGGGLASKRSVIEAVYSRLNPHREEEGCDLEDHW, from the exons ATGGGGGCCTTCTTGGACAAACCTAAGACAGAGAAGCACACAGCCCACGGCGAGGGCAACGGGCTACACTACGGCCTGAGCTCCATGCAAGGCTGGCgggtggagatggaggatgCCCACACCGCAATGGTGGGCCTGCCCCACGGCCTCACTGACTGGTCCTTCTTTGCCGTGTACGATGGGCACGCTGGCTCCCGGGTTGCCAATTACTGCTCCGCCCACCTGTTGGAGCACATACTATCAGGGGGGGCGGAGTTCAGCCCGGGGTCCGGCTCAGTGGAGGGCGTGAAGGATGGGATCCGCGCCGGGTTTCTCAAGATCGACGAGTACATGCGCAGCTTTTCCGACCTGCGGCAAGGGCTTGACCGCAGCGGTTCCACAGCAGTGGGTGTGCTGCTAAGCCCCTCCCACCTCTACTTCATAAACTGCGGCGACTCCCGCGCCGTGCTGAGTCGAGACGGAAGAGTTGGATTCTCTACACAG GACCACAAGCCATGTAACCCTAGAGAGAAGGAGCGCATCCAGAATGCAGGAGGATCAGTAATGATCCAGAGGGTCAACGGTTCCCTGGCTGTTTCCAGAGCCCTTGGAGACTATGACTACAAATGTGTGGATGGGAAGGGTCCCACAGAACAGCTGGTCAGCCCAGAACCAGAG GTTTGTGTGTTGGAACGTGCCATGGGGGGGGATGAGTTTGTGGTGCTGGCATGCGATGGGATCTGGGATGTGATGTCCAACGAAGAGCTGTGTGAGTTTGTCAGGTCCCGACTACAGGTGTGTGACGACCTGGAGAGAGTATGCAACGCCGTGGTGGACACCTGCCTGCACAag GGCAGTAGAGATAATATGAGTGTGGTGTTGGTGACTTTACCGGGAGCTCCCAAGGTGTCTGAGGAAGCCctgaagaaagaggaggaacTGGACAAATACCTGGAGACACGCGTAGAGG ATTTGCTGGGCGGCTGTGGAGAAGAGGGAGTTCCTGACCTGGTGTCTGTTCTGAGGAACATCGCCTCAGAAAACATCCCCAACCTACCGCCTGGAGGAGGCCTCGCCAGCAA acgCAGTGTGATCGAGGCAGTCTACAGCAGGCTCAACCCACACAGAGAAGAGGAAGGG tGTGATCTGGAGGACCACTGGTAG
- the ppm1bb gene encoding protein phosphatase 1bb isoform X1, which translates to MGAFLDKPKTEKHTAHGEGNGLHYGLSSMQGWRVEMEDAHTAMVGLPHGLTDWSFFAVYDGHAGSRVANYCSAHLLEHILSGGAEFSPGSGSVEGVKDGIRAGFLKIDEYMRSFSDLRQGLDRSGSTAVGVLLSPSHLYFINCGDSRAVLSRDGRVGFSTQDHKPCNPREKERIQNAGGSVMIQRVNGSLAVSRALGDYDYKCVDGKGPTEQLVSPEPEVCVLERAMGGDEFVVLACDGIWDVMSNEELCEFVRSRLQVCDDLERVCNAVVDTCLHKGSRDNMSVVLVTLPGAPKVSEEALKKEEELDKYLETRVEDLLGGCGEEGVPDLVSVLRNIASENIPNLPPGGGLASKRSVIEAVYSRLNPHREEEGACSGEGGEEESEEGGGGSSTATNLLEALRQFRLHHRGQYRSVLEEALAVYRLPGEQTADTADDLPDSPPPSPLSPPPSPAVIETPDTPEAEKSKDALPQSAPSNIEQPEPPEADGNQ; encoded by the exons ATGGGGGCCTTCTTGGACAAACCTAAGACAGAGAAGCACACAGCCCACGGCGAGGGCAACGGGCTACACTACGGCCTGAGCTCCATGCAAGGCTGGCgggtggagatggaggatgCCCACACCGCAATGGTGGGCCTGCCCCACGGCCTCACTGACTGGTCCTTCTTTGCCGTGTACGATGGGCACGCTGGCTCCCGGGTTGCCAATTACTGCTCCGCCCACCTGTTGGAGCACATACTATCAGGGGGGGCGGAGTTCAGCCCGGGGTCCGGCTCAGTGGAGGGCGTGAAGGATGGGATCCGCGCCGGGTTTCTCAAGATCGACGAGTACATGCGCAGCTTTTCCGACCTGCGGCAAGGGCTTGACCGCAGCGGTTCCACAGCAGTGGGTGTGCTGCTAAGCCCCTCCCACCTCTACTTCATAAACTGCGGCGACTCCCGCGCCGTGCTGAGTCGAGACGGAAGAGTTGGATTCTCTACACAG GACCACAAGCCATGTAACCCTAGAGAGAAGGAGCGCATCCAGAATGCAGGAGGATCAGTAATGATCCAGAGGGTCAACGGTTCCCTGGCTGTTTCCAGAGCCCTTGGAGACTATGACTACAAATGTGTGGATGGGAAGGGTCCCACAGAACAGCTGGTCAGCCCAGAACCAGAG GTTTGTGTGTTGGAACGTGCCATGGGGGGGGATGAGTTTGTGGTGCTGGCATGCGATGGGATCTGGGATGTGATGTCCAACGAAGAGCTGTGTGAGTTTGTCAGGTCCCGACTACAGGTGTGTGACGACCTGGAGAGAGTATGCAACGCCGTGGTGGACACCTGCCTGCACAag GGCAGTAGAGATAATATGAGTGTGGTGTTGGTGACTTTACCGGGAGCTCCCAAGGTGTCTGAGGAAGCCctgaagaaagaggaggaacTGGACAAATACCTGGAGACACGCGTAGAGG ATTTGCTGGGCGGCTGTGGAGAAGAGGGAGTTCCTGACCTGGTGTCTGTTCTGAGGAACATCGCCTCAGAAAACATCCCCAACCTACCGCCTGGAGGAGGCCTCGCCAGCAA acgCAGTGTGATCGAGGCAGTCTACAGCAGGCTCAACCCACACAGAGAAGAGGAAGGG GCCTGTTCTGGggaaggtggagaggaggagagtgaggagggaggaggaggcagcAGCACGGCGACCAATCTCTTGGAGGCGCTGCGTCAGTTCCGCCTTCACCACCGGGGGCAGTATCGCTCTGTCCTGGAGGAAGCCCTGGCCGTCTATCGTCTGCCTGGGGAGCAGACCGCCGACACCGCGGACGACCTCCCCGACTCTCCTCCgccctcacccctctctcccccaccctctcctGCCGTCATCGAGACACCAGACACCCCAGAGGCAGAGAAAAGTAAAGACGCCTTGCCCCAATCAGCACCTTCAAACATTGAACAACCAGAACCTCCAGAGGCAGACGGCAACCAATAG